Genomic segment of Candidatus Cloacimonadota bacterium:
TCTGATAATGATGATGCCCAGGTATAATAGAGAAAGCCACAAAAGCGCTACAGATGAATCCTGCCGCACTTTCAATCGGTCATTACGGGGAAGTTCTTGCATCTTAGATCTGGAAACTGCAATTTTTCCGCTTCCAATCATGAAGTAGCCGGCTAATTCTTCAATGCCATCTTCAGGATTAGCGTCAAATTCCAGATGTTGTTGCAATATAGCCCGATTTGTGGCGTTATCATCCACCAAGAACACAGTTTGGGGGCTAACGATGCCAAGGTTTTCCAATTCTTCCAAATGAGGTTTATCCATTTTGTTGCGATCGGAAGCGGAGATTACCACAAAATGAATCTTATCTTGAGAGTACTCTTTTAGTTTAAGCACTTCATAATGTTGCATAAACTCTTGGTACATATTCTCATCGGTAAAGATGGCGATAGATTTATCCGAAACAATGTAGTTGTCGATAGCTGTGCTTTGAATAAGCGGCAAGATCAGCTCTGCACCGGTTACCAGCATCAATACCAAGAAAGAAATTATCACCCATTTCATATAAGGTTTTAGGTAATGTGCCATTTTGCCATAAAGTCGGCGATCGTAGAATTTTCCCTTTATTTCATCGGCAGAGAAGGCTCCCTGTTGTCCGTGCATCATTATTATGCCTCCTCTTCTTCCAGTCTTGCCCGAATGCGTTGTTTCTCGAAGAGATCGCGGTAAATTCCTCCTGCCCGCAATAATGAATTGTGATTGCCACGTTCTTTAATAACCTTGTTTTCGAGTACAATAATTCTATCTGCATGTTGAATGGAGGAAATGCGGTGAGCAATAATGATTGTGGTTTTTCCAGCTCTGGCTTGAATTAGACGCTCCAAGATTTGTCGTTCAGTTTTTGTATCCACTGCCGATAGAGCATCATCCAAGATAAGTACTTGAGGATTTGTAAGTAGAGCTCGCGAAATTGCCACTCGTTGCTTTTGTCCGCCCGAGAGAGTAATGCCACGCTCACCTACCATAGTTTCAAATTGATGGTCAAAATCCATGATTTCATCATGCACACTGGCGATTCTTGCGGCTTCGTATACGGAATCTATGGGTTGATCAGGATTGCCCAGGCGAATGTTATTGGCAATAGTATCACTAAAGAGGAAGATATCCTGCGGAACCAACACCAGATCTCTGCGTAACACTTCAAGTGGTATGCGGTAGAGTTCATTATCGTCTATAAAGATCGAGTTTTTGGGTGGATTGTAGATGCGAACCAGAAGCTCAATAAGGCTTGTTTTGCCACAACCAGTAGCCCCAACAATGGCCAAGGTTTTGCCTGCTTCTATGCAAAATGAGACATCCTTGAAAATGAGGGGAAGATCTTTATCGTAGCTGAAATTAAGATTCTTAACCTCTATTCTGCCCTCCAGCTTTGTGATGTTGGGGTTCGCCTGTTGATCGTCAATTTCCGGTTGTACACCAAAGATATTGTTTAAGCGTTTTAAGGAAGCTGTTCCTCGCTGATACATGTCAACTATCCAGCCAATCGCGATCATCGGCCAAACCAGCATGCCCAGGTATTGGAAGAACGCTATAAATCCGCCAATGGTTATATCGCCACGGATGGCGGCGCGCCCACCAAAGAATAGGGTGATTATCATCGAACAAGCAATAATAAAGCCTTGAAAGGGATGGAAGAATCCGGCGATTTTAGCCATAGAGATATTCTGTTTCACATATTCAAGTCCCACTTCGTCAATCTTTCCCAGTTCGCTTTGCTCTTGTCCAAAGGCTTTTACGATCCGGATTCCGGAAACACTTTCTTGTATCTTGCCGCTCATGGCCGCAAAGCTTGCCTGCACCAAAGCAAAGCGTTTGTGCATCTTTTTACCAAAATACCCTATAGTTATGGAAAGGATGGGCAAGGGTATGATCGCCAGCAAAGTAAGCCGGAGATCTATAGAAACCATAAAAGAAAAACTCGCTATGGTCATCAAGATAATATCCATCGCCGCAATCAGGCCCATTCCAAAGAGCATTCGTACC
This window contains:
- a CDS encoding ABC transporter ATP-binding protein/permease gives rise to the protein VRMLFGMGLIAAMDIILMTIASFSFMVSIDLRLTLLAIIPLPILSITIGYFGKKMHKRFALVQASFAAMSGKIQESVSGIRIVKAFGQEQSELGKIDEVGLEYVKQNISMAKIAGFFHPFQGFIIACSMIITLFFGGRAAIRGDITIGGFIAFFQYLGMLVWPMIAIGWIVDMYQRGTASLKRLNNIFGVQPEIDDQQANPNITKLEGRIEVKNLNFSYDKDLPLIFKDVSFCIEAGKTLAIVGATGCGKTSLIELLVRIYNPPKNSIFIDDNELYRIPLEVLRRDLVLVPQDIFLFSDTIANNIRLGNPDQPIDSVYEAARIASVHDEIMDFDHQFETMVGERGITLSGGQKQRVAISRALLTNPQVLILDDALSAVDTKTERQILERLIQARAGKTTIIIAHRISSIQHADRIIVLENKVIKERGNHNSLLRAGGIYRDLFEKQRIRARLEEEEA